From the Vulpes lagopus strain Blue_001 chromosome 19, ASM1834538v1, whole genome shotgun sequence genome, the window AGGTCCACAAGTGAGTCTCTTAGGGCCTCATGCTTTGAGCTGTTGAGGCCCTGCTGGGTCCCTCACCCCTCAGCCAGGGTAGTCACGCAGCCTCTTCTGGGGGTGGCTGGTCCCCCTCTCCTGGgggacagcagcagcagcatgggGATCTGCAGGCCATGGGAGCTCCACCATGGGTGGTGACAGCCCCTGAGTGGCCTGATCCTACCCCAGTTCTGGACACGGCCGGGCAGGAGGAGTTCAGCGCCATGCGGGAGCAGTATATGCGCACGGGGGACGGCTTCCTCATCGTCTACTCGGTCACGGACAAGGCCAGCTTCGAGCACGTGGACCGCTTCCACCAGCTCATCCTGCGTGTCAAGGACAGGTAAGGGCAGCCGGGCCAGGACCTCCCAGCTCCTGAAGCAGGGCggctctgtctgtctgtctgagtCTCAGGTGAGACCTGAAGCACAAAAGGGCGGAGAATTCAAACACTAGTCCCTTTGCTTCCTCTCCCAGTTCTTTCCACGGGGCCAAACTGCTTCCAGGGCCTTAAGTCAGCCCCCTCCCATCTCCTACAGTCCCCAATGACAGACTGTTTAACTAGTTTAACCAAATCTTATCATGTCCGAAGAAACAGTGAATTTCCTCTCCAGTACCCATTGCAATTGGTTAAGTCACATTTGACTGTGAGATTTACAAGCCCCTAATTAaaggcttgtttttgttttccttagcaTTATATGGAGTAATCAAATAATTTGTAGTCTCTTTTAAGCCTAACTGGTCTTTTCAGTTAACTGGCTCTTAAAGAGGCATCGTAAAGAGAGTAAAAGGCTTAATTAACAGGAAAGCAGCAAGCTTTGAACAAATCTCagtaaattcagaaaaatatacttaataccTGTCCAAATACCTGGCAAAGTGTTAACAGTTTTATCAGGTAACAGATTACACACTCACACACtatacacactcatacacatatGTACAACTCCAAGACGGTAATATCAGTTACGCCCCTGACTATAGGAatttcaaaggagaaaacataaataaCTCTAAAGTAGGAAAATATTCAACCTTTTGGCTAACCAAAgggcaaaggaaaataagaaagtattatttttcacctgttaaattataaattatttaaatgaaaatgccCAATGATGTTAAAGATACTATAAGCCTGGCATTTCTTTCACCTTTAGACAGCAGTGTGGCCATGTAGATGGATGGGAATCTTTAAGGCAGCTGTGGCTGTgatccctcccttcctctcctgggaGCCATCCCAATTTTgcagctgccatttattgagtgccagctGTGTACCAGGTGCTGGCCCTGGTGTGCTTCCCAAGCCACTGCTGATGGCTGCAGCAGCCCTGCATGGCTTGTGCATCAGGGTGACCAGGAGATAAGGGAGCAGGTCTGGGAAGCCAGACCCCCCGCCTCGAGCAGCTCCCCCCCCGGGGCCCTCTCTCATGGTACTCAGCCAGGGGTTTACCGGGAGGACCCCTTTGctctccctgcaagaagcctaaACTCCAAACCAAGACAGCCAACCAAGACACCCCAGgccccccttcctctgcctggagtTGTGTAGCTCCAGGCCCACTGGGGAGGCAATGGGGGCTGTGTTATGCCTGTACTGTGACTATGTCACCTTCACCAAGTGTGGGGCAGCGAAACTTCATGAGCTgctgttcctttctttcccagaGAGTCATTCCCGATGATCCTCGTGGCCAACAAGGTCGATCTGATGCATTTGAGGAAAATCACCAgggagcaaggaaaagaaatggccacCAAACACAATGTAGGTggcgtgtgtgcacgtgcgtgtgtgtgtgtgtgcgcgcgcgtgtgtgcaCTGGGCAGTCAGGGATGTATAGAGGTCCGTGCCCATCCCTCCTGTGGTCCTTTGGGCCTCCTGGGTAGCGGGTTAGATTCTGCAGAGACGCCTGGCAGCGCATATGTGCTGAGGGCTATGTTGTGAAACAAAACAGCAGATTGGAGAGAAAGCACCCTCTTCTCAGTCATTGGGAGCTCCGATGTGGGGACCAGGTACCTTCATGGCCTGCGAGCAGTGGCGTTCAGGCCACCTCCTGGCCCCCAACACGGCAGATTCATCTCTGGGGTGTGCAGAGGGTTGGCTTCTGTCCCATTCTCTGAGCCAGCCGCCTGATTATGCTCAGAATCATCGGACCAGCTGCAGTTCCCCAAGCCCTGTTCTGTGCCAGGCTTTGTGCCGGGGAGCATTCACTCCTCACCACCACATGTTGAGGTAGGGctgcccattttacagttggTCAAGCAGGTTTGCCCAGGCCACACAGTGAATACCAGCAgacatctttgtgtgtgtgtgtgtgtgtgtgtgtgtgtgtgtatgtgtgtgtgtgtgtgtctgttttcagTTCACTGTGATGCCCCTTTGCCCTCTGGATGTACTGGGTGGGGTCACTGGGTTTCTTCTCACCCCTCCCTGGCACGGGCACAGCCCAAGCCCCTGGCCCCATTGGTCAGTTATGTAGAAGTCCACTCGGCCTGCTGGGAGGTCTGCTGCAAGGTtaccccttccctctgcctggtgggCCCAGCTCTGTGAGTAGAGGAAGGGGACTCACTCCAAGTTACTTCTCCTCATCTCTGCCTTCTGTATTCATTCATATGTTCATTTAACTGCCCTAGACCTGGGGAAATAAAACTTACTTTATGGTGCTTACTTCTTATGACaagagacagataataaacaaagCAGATTACACAGCGTGACATGTGCTATGGAAAAAAGTAAATCAGGGAAGGGGGTCAGGAATCTGAGGTGGAGAAGGATGCTTTTCCAAATAGGGCGATTAGGGAAAGCCTTGCTAGGGAGGGTGCATTTCAGCAAGGACTTATAGGAGGTGAGGGAGTAAGCCCTACAGATCTCTGGGGAAAGAATGTTCCAGCCAACGTAATAATCAGTGCAAAGACACGACGGCAGGAATTTGAGCATCAGCAAGGAGGCCAGCAGGAGCAGAAGTGGGAGGGGTGGGTAGTAGGAGACCAGGTCAGAAGAGGGTTATAAGGCTTTATGGGCTTTTactcagagggagaggggaaaccATCAGAGGCTTTGAGTGAGGAGTGATGACGAGGTCTGGCTTATGGCTGAACAGCTTCTCTCTGGTGGTCATGTTGAGAAGGATGCTAGGGGCCAATCATGAGAGCAGGGAAACCAGTTAGGGGCTCCCACAATAACCCAGATACAGGTCAACACAGCCCAGGATGCTGCTGGTGAAGGTGGCAAGGAGGTGGTTGGATTCTGGACATGTTTCCAAGAAAGCCAACAGGATACATCCACAGATTGGATGtggggtgagagagaaagaagttatGGCGGGCGACCCTGTGGTTTGGGCGTGAGCAATTTTCTGAAGACCAGAGTGtcggatgggacacctgggtggctcagcagtttagagcctgcctttggcctggggagtaatcctggagtcctgggatcgagtcccacatcgggctccctgcatggggcctgcttctccctctctctctctctcctctctctctctctctctctctctctcgctctctctctctctcatgaataaataaataaataaatctaaaaaaaaaaaaaaaaaagaccagagtgTCGGTGATTGGGCAGGAGAGACAGTAGGAGTAAGTGTGTGAGACAGGAACTTGGTTGCAGATCTGCGGGGTTTGAGGAGCTGAGTAGATAATCAGATGGTGCCAAGGCAGCAGTCAGAGACAGCATATGGGGTAAGTATTGGCAATCGGCAGCGTGTAGATGGCATTTGGAGCCGTGAACGCCAAGGGAGCCAGTGTAGATAGGGCAGGGGTCCTAGCACCGAGGCCAGGATACCTCACCTAGTGATGTGGCAAGGTGAGGAGGCCACCAAAGGGCCTGAACTGTGGGTGACACTTGAGGCCCACAGTGGAGCATGGTGGCAGCCAAGTGAAGAACGTGTCCCAAGGAAGAGGGAGTGATCCACTGGGACAGGGCTGCCCACGCTCTCCAGAGGAGGGCTGGAGACTGACCGCTGGCTTCGCAGCAGCTCTCTCTGACCAGAGACAGGCCTGCGGTTTCCTCAGGGCTCTCACAAACCCCTTCTGCGTGACCCTCCCAAGCAGCggggtgggcggggtggggggtgcagagaaGTGACAGCCTGCCCCTACGGCCCCTGCTACTGCAACCTGGGGCTCCCATCTCTCAGCTGCCTTTCTCCTGCAGCAAATCCTGCTGCCTCACTTATCATTTGACCAAGCGACTCTGCGAGGTGCTATGGACAACATCCTGTTTTAGAGCTCATAAGGCAAGTTCCTCCTTAGTGGACAAGGCAGGCGCCCCACCCGGCGCCGGAAGGTGGCATTTCCTAGCCCTGTGGTAGAGTCAGATGGTGCTACCATTTATCGCAAGGTTCCCCTTGGTTTAAGTGTCCTTGCTAATGAAACCCTAGAATTCCAAGAACTTCAGCCTTTCTTCAGTGGTAGAGGCAGGACCcccagaaagaaggcagagggcTCTTGAGGCTTTGGGGGGGATGCTACAACTCCTGTACTTCTGAGTGGCACAGTGGGATGGCAGGCAGCAGTGATCTGAGGCCCCCGGAGTCACAGGATGTGAAGGAGCTCCAGGTGGGTCCCAGCCCCAGCTACAGGCACCTTCCTGCCCCCACTCTGGGTGTGCACATGGAAGTGCATTGTCCTGACCACAGGATATCACAGGATTCTGGCTTTAAGGCCCCAGCAGGGGTGCCCCCCCATGCCTGGGAGAGGCCCTGAAGCTGCCCTCGACACCCCTACCTGTCCGTGGGCAGCCAGGCAGGAAGTGGAGTGTGCACCTGGTTCAAACTTTGATTCTCTGCTGGCTGCcatgtggctttgggcaagtacGTCACCACCCTGAGCTCAGTCTCCCTCGCTGCACAGTGGAGATGCTTGCTTACCTCGGAGGGTTGAGGTGGGGATTAAGTGGGCTCAGCGATGTTGATACATGGCAGGCAAAAGGGCCCATGGTTATCTCAATCAAACGACCTACAGTGGAGGGCAGAGGCTCAAAGAGTTGTTGGATGATCATTTCAAAAGTCTGAGCCATGTTTTGTGCGCTCTTCCCCTGTGTCCTGGCCAGCTACGAGACCTCTGCTTGGAGCCACGGCAGTGTGTGAAGATACTTTAGGATCTGTTCTGGGCAGTCGTTTACAACATGCTCCTCTAAAACAACAGCTCACCCTGTCACCCATCCCAGCCGTGCATTTGAActgatcatttttgttttcttcactgggCTTTTCTTCTTTGACAGTGTTATAATGAAATGCCTTAATTTTGTAACTAGGAAAAAGTTTTGAACTATATaccaaagttcttttttaaaaaaaagattttatgtattcattcatgagagacagagagataggcggcgacacaggcagagggagaagcaggcttctcccagggagcccagtgcgggactccaacccaggaccccgggatcacaacctgagccaaaggcagatgctcaaccgctgagccaccaggtgcccctgaactacACCGAAGTTCTTCAGTCTGACCACAGCTGGCCTACCCCTTTGGCCTGGGAAAGCCCgtgtattttgggttttttgttggttttattttgtttttaattttttttaattggagttcaatttgccaacatatagcgtaacacccagtgctcatcccaccaagtgcgctcctcagtgcccatcacccattcacccccaccccctgtccacctccccttccactaccccttgttcatttcccagagttaggtgtctctcatgttttgtcaccctcactgatattttcactcattttctctcctttccctttattccctttcactaatttttatattccccaaatgaatgagaccatataatgattgtccttctccgattgacttacttcactcagcacaataccctccagttccatccacgttgaaggaaatggtgggtatttgtcgtctctaatggctgagtaacattccattgtatacataaaccacatcttctttatccattcatcttttggtggacaccgaggctccttccacagtttggctattgtggacattgctgctagaaacatcggggtgc encodes:
- the MRAS gene encoding ras-related protein M-Ras isoform X3: MREQYMRTGDGFLIVYSVTDKASFEHVDRFHQLILRVKDRESFPMILVANKVDLMHLRKITREQGKEMATKHNIPYIETSAKDPPLNVDKAFHDLVRVIRQQIPEKSQKKKKKTKWRGDRATGTHKLQCVIL